Proteins encoded by one window of Yersinia massiliensis:
- the acs gene encoding acetate--CoA ligase — translation MSQIHKHPIPTAIAAHALISPEQYQQYYQQSVQNPDEFWGEHGKVIDWIKPYKTVKNTSFDPGHVSIRWFEDGTLNLAANCLDRHLAERGDQTAIIWEGDDPSQSKNVTYKQLHHDVCQFANVLKKLGIKKGDVVAIYMPMVPEAAVAMLACARIGAIHSVIFGGFSPDAVAGRIIDSNSKLVITADEGIRAGRAIPLKKNVDDALKNPAITSIKNVVVFQRTGNASYWKDGRDLWWHDLIKDASADCPAEEMNAEDPLFILYTSGSTGKPKGVLHTTGGYLVYAALTFKYVFDYHPGDIYWCTADVGWVTGHSYLLYGPLACGAITLMFEGVPNYPGVNRLGQVVDKHQVNILYTAPTAIRALMAEGDKAIEGTKRTSLRIMGSVGEPINPEAWEWYYNKIGNSKCPIVDTWWQTETGGFMITPLPGATELKAGSATRPFFGVQPAIVDNLGNPLEGAAEGNLVITDSWPGQARTLFGDHDRFEQTYFSTFKGMYFSGDGARRDEDGYYWITGRVDDVLNVSGHRLGTAEIESALVAHPKIAEAAVVGVPHNIKGQAIYAYITLNHGEEPTPELYSEVRNWVRKEIGPIATPDILHWTDSLPKTRSGKIMRRILRKIAAGDTSNLGDTSTLADPGVVDKLLEEKQSMQTPS, via the coding sequence ATGAGCCAAATACATAAGCACCCTATTCCTACTGCAATTGCAGCGCATGCCCTGATAAGCCCAGAACAATATCAACAGTATTATCAACAATCGGTGCAGAACCCGGATGAATTCTGGGGTGAGCACGGTAAAGTTATTGATTGGATCAAACCATACAAAACGGTCAAAAATACCTCCTTTGATCCCGGTCACGTGAGTATTCGCTGGTTCGAAGATGGTACGCTGAATCTTGCCGCTAACTGTCTTGACCGCCATCTCGCCGAACGTGGTGACCAAACCGCTATCATTTGGGAAGGCGATGATCCGAGTCAGTCAAAGAATGTGACTTATAAGCAACTTCACCATGATGTCTGCCAGTTTGCCAATGTGCTAAAAAAACTGGGTATTAAGAAAGGTGATGTGGTGGCTATCTATATGCCAATGGTGCCAGAAGCCGCCGTTGCCATGCTGGCTTGCGCACGTATTGGTGCGATTCACTCTGTTATCTTTGGTGGGTTCTCACCGGATGCCGTCGCTGGCCGTATCATCGACTCTAACTCAAAACTAGTGATCACTGCCGATGAGGGCATTCGTGCTGGTCGTGCAATTCCACTGAAAAAAAATGTCGACGATGCCCTAAAAAACCCTGCCATCACCAGTATCAAAAATGTTGTCGTGTTCCAACGTACGGGTAATGCCAGTTACTGGAAAGATGGGCGCGATTTATGGTGGCACGACCTGATTAAGGATGCCTCCGCTGACTGCCCTGCAGAAGAAATGAATGCAGAGGATCCGCTGTTTATCCTTTATACCTCGGGTTCCACTGGCAAACCGAAGGGGGTATTACATACCACCGGCGGTTATCTGGTGTATGCCGCTTTAACCTTTAAGTACGTTTTCGATTATCACCCCGGCGATATCTACTGGTGTACTGCCGACGTTGGCTGGGTAACGGGTCACAGCTATCTGCTCTATGGCCCACTGGCGTGTGGCGCTATCACACTGATGTTTGAAGGCGTACCTAACTACCCTGGGGTCAACCGTCTGGGGCAAGTCGTCGACAAGCATCAGGTTAACATTCTGTATACCGCACCGACGGCGATCCGAGCTCTAATGGCAGAAGGCGATAAAGCCATTGAAGGGACAAAACGTACTTCGTTGCGCATTATGGGTTCTGTGGGTGAGCCAATCAACCCTGAGGCTTGGGAGTGGTATTACAACAAAATCGGCAACAGTAAATGCCCGATTGTTGATACTTGGTGGCAGACGGAAACAGGTGGTTTCATGATTACCCCGCTGCCGGGTGCGACCGAGTTGAAAGCTGGCTCAGCAACTCGCCCATTCTTTGGCGTACAGCCCGCGATTGTCGATAACCTTGGCAACCCATTGGAAGGTGCAGCGGAAGGCAATCTGGTCATCACCGACTCATGGCCGGGCCAAGCCAGAACACTGTTTGGCGATCATGACCGTTTTGAACAAACTTACTTCTCTACCTTTAAGGGCATGTATTTCAGTGGAGATGGTGCTCGCCGCGACGAAGATGGCTACTACTGGATTACAGGCCGAGTCGATGACGTACTGAACGTTTCAGGCCATCGCTTAGGTACAGCAGAAATTGAATCTGCGTTGGTAGCCCATCCAAAAATTGCCGAAGCGGCAGTTGTCGGGGTACCACACAATATCAAAGGGCAGGCTATCTATGCCTATATCACCTTGAATCATGGTGAAGAACCCACACCAGAGCTGTATAGCGAGGTTCGTAACTGGGTGCGCAAAGAGATAGGCCCCATTGCAACACCCGATATTCTGCACTGGACAGATTCACTGCCAAAAACGCGGTCTGGCAAAATCATGCGCCGGATTCTTCGTAAAATTGCGGCGGGCGATACCAGTAATCTCGGCGATACCTCAACGCTCGCGGATCCGGGTGTTGTCGACAAATTATTGGAAGAAAAACAATCAATGCAAACACCGTCGTAA
- a CDS encoding DUF485 domain-containing protein encodes MNDNIYQEIENNPRFKELVQKRSRFAWLLSLIILALYVGFIFLIAFEPQWLGTPLYAGSSITRGIPVGVGLIVISFVFTGIYTIRANGEFDRLTAEILREVKQ; translated from the coding sequence ATGAATGACAACATTTATCAAGAGATTGAAAATAACCCGCGCTTCAAAGAGCTGGTGCAAAAACGCAGTCGCTTTGCCTGGCTACTGTCGCTAATTATCTTAGCGCTATATGTCGGTTTTATTTTCCTTATTGCTTTCGAACCACAATGGCTCGGCACCCCGCTCTATGCCGGTTCCAGCATTACTCGCGGTATTCCCGTTGGTGTGGGGCTTATCGTTATTTCTTTTGTTTTTACCGGTATTTATACCATTCGTGCTAATGGCGAGTTTGACCGTCTGACGGCAGAAATCCTCCGCGAGGTGAAGCAATGA
- the actP gene encoding cation/acetate symporter ActP: MKIRHWSALSLLALPALSYADAITGEVHRQPLNIQAIVMFVLFVGATLYITYWASKRTRSRQDYYTAGGRITGFQNGLAIAGDFMSAASFLGISALVYTSGYDGLIYSIGFLIGWPIILFLIAERLRNLGRYTFADVASYRLKQKPIRTLSACGSLVVVALYLIAQMVGAGKLIQLLFGLNYHVAVILVGILMVLYVLFGGMLATTWVQIIKAVMLLAGASFMALMVMKSVNFNFNTLFSEAVKVHPKGLAIMSPGGLVSDPISALSLGLALMFGTAGLPHILMRFFTVNDAKEARKSVFYATGFIGYFYILTFIIGFGAILLVGPNPAFKDAAGALLGGNNMAAVHLADAVGGSFFLGFISAVAFATILAVVAGLTLAGASAVSHDLYASVIKNGKAHERDELKVSKITVVILGFVAIGLGILFEKQNIAFMVGLAFSIAASCNFPIIFISMYWEKLTTRGAMIGGWLGLLTAVILMILGPTIWVTILGHAKPIYPYEYPALFSMIVAFVGIWFFSITDTSEAGQQERLRFKAQFVRSQTGLGISQGSSH, encoded by the coding sequence ATGAAGATCCGCCATTGGTCTGCACTTTCCTTACTGGCACTGCCTGCGCTGTCATATGCCGATGCAATTACTGGCGAGGTTCATCGTCAGCCATTGAACATCCAAGCAATAGTCATGTTCGTGCTGTTTGTCGGCGCAACATTGTATATCACCTATTGGGCATCTAAACGTACTCGTTCCCGACAAGATTATTACACCGCAGGTGGGCGGATTACCGGCTTTCAAAATGGCTTGGCAATCGCCGGGGATTTTATGTCGGCGGCATCTTTCCTCGGCATTTCTGCATTGGTTTACACCTCTGGCTACGATGGTTTGATTTACTCCATCGGGTTCTTAATCGGGTGGCCAATCATTCTATTTTTAATCGCAGAGCGCTTACGTAATCTAGGACGATATACCTTTGCTGATGTTGCCTCCTATCGATTAAAACAAAAACCCATTCGAACGCTTTCTGCTTGCGGTTCGCTCGTGGTGGTCGCCTTATATCTGATCGCCCAAATGGTGGGGGCAGGTAAATTAATTCAGCTATTATTTGGCTTGAATTACCATGTTGCCGTCATACTCGTCGGTATTCTGATGGTGCTATATGTTCTCTTTGGCGGCATGTTAGCAACCACTTGGGTACAGATTATCAAAGCAGTCATGCTGTTAGCGGGTGCCTCATTTATGGCCCTGATGGTGATGAAGTCGGTTAACTTTAACTTCAATACGCTATTTAGCGAGGCCGTCAAAGTTCACCCCAAAGGGTTGGCGATCATGAGCCCTGGAGGGTTAGTCTCTGACCCTATCTCCGCGCTATCTCTTGGTTTGGCATTGATGTTTGGTACAGCAGGGTTACCTCATATTCTGATGCGCTTCTTTACGGTAAATGATGCGAAAGAAGCCCGTAAGAGCGTGTTCTATGCCACTGGATTTATCGGCTACTTCTACATATTGACCTTTATTATTGGATTTGGCGCAATTCTGTTAGTTGGTCCAAACCCTGCCTTTAAAGATGCGGCTGGCGCGTTATTAGGCGGCAATAACATGGCAGCAGTCCACTTAGCTGATGCCGTTGGGGGAAGCTTCTTCTTGGGCTTTATCTCTGCTGTTGCATTTGCGACCATTCTAGCGGTCGTCGCTGGGCTGACATTAGCGGGTGCATCAGCGGTCTCTCATGACCTTTACGCCAGTGTAATTAAAAACGGCAAAGCACATGAGCGTGATGAACTGAAAGTCTCAAAAATTACGGTCGTTATTTTAGGATTTGTTGCGATTGGCTTAGGTATTTTGTTCGAAAAACAGAATATTGCCTTCATGGTGGGTCTGGCATTCTCGATTGCAGCCAGCTGTAACTTCCCAATAATCTTCATATCGATGTATTGGGAAAAACTGACCACTCGTGGTGCCATGATTGGCGGCTGGTTGGGGCTCTTGACTGCGGTCATCCTAATGATATTAGGTCCAACCATTTGGGTAACTATCCTAGGGCATGCAAAACCGATTTATCCGTATGAATACCCTGCATTGTTCTCAATGATAGTGGCATTTGTCGGCATCTGGTTCTTCTCCATCACCGATACATCAGAAGCTGGTCAACAAGAACGCCTACGTTTCAAAGCACAGTTTGTTCGTTCGCAAACTGGCTTGGGAATATCTCAAGGTAGCTCGCACTGA
- a CDS encoding dienelactone hydrolase family protein: MTYQSSWLAGQYTDFTQWKSDSRKILRQALLTPDSTIAFAAEKLDQQDRGSYVAEKIAFNITDESRVQGLLLTPKRKGPHPAIVLLHDHGSKFDIGKEKMIRPWGDSAQLASAQAWSDKFFSGKFIGDELAKRGYVVLSIDALGWGDRGPMSYEQQQALASNFFNLGRSLAGNMAYEDMRTVDFMATMPSVDRQRIGALGFSMGAYRAWQLAALSDKVAATAAISWFGSYQGLMTPGNNVLRGQSAFYMLHPGIANKLDFPDIASLAAPKPMLLFNGGKDKLFPSEAVEQAYSKVHAIWRSQNAESRLITRSWPTLGHVFYQEQQDVVFPWLDRWLKP; the protein is encoded by the coding sequence ATGACATACCAAAGTTCATGGTTGGCCGGACAATATACAGACTTCACGCAATGGAAGAGTGATAGTCGAAAAATCTTGAGACAGGCATTACTGACACCTGACTCAACGATTGCATTTGCAGCAGAAAAATTAGATCAACAAGATCGTGGAAGTTATGTTGCTGAAAAGATAGCGTTTAATATCACAGATGAAAGTCGTGTTCAGGGATTGTTATTAACCCCGAAGCGAAAAGGCCCTCATCCAGCTATTGTGCTTTTACATGACCACGGTTCTAAGTTCGATATTGGCAAAGAGAAAATGATCCGCCCTTGGGGGGATAGTGCGCAATTGGCTTCTGCTCAAGCTTGGTCAGATAAGTTTTTTAGCGGCAAGTTCATCGGTGATGAATTGGCTAAGCGTGGCTACGTCGTGCTTTCTATTGACGCTCTCGGCTGGGGAGATAGGGGGCCGATGAGTTATGAGCAGCAGCAAGCTTTAGCCAGTAATTTCTTTAATCTTGGTCGCTCGCTAGCCGGTAATATGGCTTATGAGGATATGCGAACCGTTGATTTCATGGCGACAATGCCATCGGTCGATCGGCAACGAATAGGTGCATTGGGTTTTTCTATGGGGGCATATCGTGCCTGGCAACTCGCGGCATTGTCAGATAAGGTGGCTGCGACTGCCGCAATATCTTGGTTTGGTAGTTATCAAGGGCTGATGACCCCAGGCAATAACGTACTTCGTGGCCAATCAGCTTTCTACATGCTTCACCCAGGTATTGCCAATAAGCTGGATTTCCCTGATATCGCTAGCTTAGCTGCCCCAAAGCCAATGTTACTTTTTAACGGTGGAAAAGATAAATTATTCCCATCAGAGGCCGTTGAACAGGCGTATAGCAAAGTACATGCAATTTGGCGTTCGCAGAATGCGGAGTCGCGACTAATCACTCGTAGCTGGCCAACGTTAGGGCATGTCTTTTACCAAGAACAGCAAGATGTAGTTTTCCCGTGGCTGGACCGTTGGCTAAAGCCGTAA
- the purH gene encoding bifunctional phosphoribosylaminoimidazolecarboxamide formyltransferase/IMP cyclohydrolase has translation MQQRRPIRRALLSVSDKAGIIEFAQALSQRGIELLSTGGTARLLADAGLPVTEVSDYTGFPEMMDGRVKTLHPKIHGGILGRRGKDDAIMTEHNIQPIDMVVVNLYPFAETVSRPDCSLEDAVENIDIGGPTMVRSAAKNHKDVAIVVKSSDYAAIITELDNNEGSLTYPTRFNLAIKAFEHTAAYDGMIANYFGTMVPAYYGETEQPAGHFPRTLNLNYIKKQDMRYGENSHQQAAFYIEENLKEASVATAEQLQGKALSYNNIADTDAALECVKEFSEPACVIVKHANPCGVAISDSILGAYESAYKTDPTSAFGGIIAFNRELDATTAQAIISRQFVEVIIAPSISAEALSVLAAKQNVRVLICGQWQTRSAGLDFKRVNGGLLVQDRDLGMVTEADLRVVSQRQPTAQELRDALFCWKVAKFVKSNAIVYARDNMTIGIGAGQMSRVYSAKIAGIKAADEGLQVAGSAMASDAFFPFRDGIDAAAAVGITCVIQPGGSIRDDEVIAAADEHGIAMIFTDMRHFRH, from the coding sequence ATGCAACAACGTCGTCCAATCCGCCGTGCTCTGCTTAGTGTGTCTGATAAAGCAGGTATCATTGAATTCGCCCAAGCGCTTTCACAGCGTGGCATCGAGTTACTTTCCACGGGCGGTACTGCCCGCCTGCTGGCCGATGCTGGTCTACCGGTCACCGAAGTCTCTGATTACACCGGTTTCCCAGAAATGATGGATGGCCGCGTTAAAACCCTGCATCCAAAAATCCATGGCGGCATTTTGGGTCGTCGCGGTAAAGATGATGCCATCATGACTGAACATAATATTCAGCCAATCGATATGGTCGTCGTCAATCTGTATCCTTTCGCCGAAACCGTGTCTCGCCCGGATTGTTCACTGGAAGATGCTGTTGAGAATATTGATATCGGTGGCCCTACGATGGTTCGCTCTGCCGCCAAGAACCATAAAGACGTTGCCATCGTTGTAAAGAGCAGTGACTACGCCGCCATTATTACCGAGCTGGACAATAATGAAGGTTCCCTGACCTACCCAACCCGTTTCAATTTGGCGATTAAAGCATTCGAGCATACCGCAGCCTACGACGGCATGATCGCTAACTACTTCGGTACGATGGTTCCAGCATACTATGGTGAAACTGAGCAGCCGGCAGGCCACTTCCCGCGCACCCTGAACCTTAACTATATTAAGAAGCAAGATATGCGCTACGGTGAAAACAGCCACCAGCAAGCAGCCTTCTATATAGAAGAGAATTTGAAAGAAGCTTCTGTTGCCACCGCAGAACAGCTGCAAGGCAAAGCGCTCTCATACAATAATATTGCTGATACCGATGCTGCACTGGAGTGCGTAAAAGAGTTCAGCGAACCTGCCTGTGTGATCGTCAAGCACGCTAACCCTTGTGGTGTAGCGATTAGCGACTCCATTCTCGGCGCTTACGAAAGCGCGTACAAAACTGATCCAACATCTGCCTTCGGTGGCATTATCGCCTTTAACCGTGAGTTGGATGCTACAACAGCTCAGGCAATTATTAGCCGCCAGTTTGTCGAAGTGATTATTGCACCCAGCATCAGCGCTGAAGCCCTCAGTGTGCTAGCCGCTAAACAAAACGTTCGCGTACTGATCTGTGGTCAGTGGCAGACACGTTCTGCCGGTCTGGACTTCAAACGCGTCAATGGCGGTTTACTGGTACAAGATCGTGATTTAGGTATGGTGACAGAAGCCGATCTTCGCGTGGTGTCTCAGCGTCAGCCAACGGCACAAGAACTGCGTGATGCACTGTTCTGCTGGAAAGTCGCTAAATTCGTTAAATCCAATGCGATCGTTTACGCCCGCGACAATATGACCATCGGAATAGGTGCCGGTCAGATGAGCCGCGTTTATTCTGCCAAGATTGCAGGTATCAAAGCTGCCGACGAAGGCTTGCAAGTTGCCGGTTCAGCGATGGCATCTGATGCCTTCTTCCCATTCCGTGATGGTATTGATGCTGCCGCGGCCGTTGGCATCACTTGTGTGATCCAACCTGGTGGTTCTATCCGTGATGACGAAGTGATCGCCGCCGCCGATGAACACGGTATCGCGATGATCTTTACTGATATGCGTCATTTCCGTCATTAA
- the purD gene encoding phosphoribosylamine--glycine ligase gives MNILIIGNGGREHALGWKAAQSPLADKIYVAPGNAGTALEPQLENVAIAATDVAGLLAFAQSHDIGLTIVGPEAPLVIGVVDAFRNAGLTIFGPTQAAAQLEGSKAFTKDFLARHQIPTAFYQNFTEVEPALAYVRKIGAPIVIKADGLAAGKGVIVAMTLAEAETAVHDMLAGNAFGDAGHRIVVEEFLDGEEASFIVMVDGENVLPMATSQDHKRVGDGDTGPNTGGMGAYSPAPVVTDEIHQRVMDQIIWPTVRGMAAEGNVYTGFLYAGLMISADGQPKVIEFNCRFGDPETQPIMLRMRSDLVELCLAGAQGKLNEKTSDWDERPSLGVVLAAGGYPADYRQGDVIYGLPQQEVTDGKVFHAGTQLNGDNQVVTSGGRVLCVTALGETVAKAQQRAYQLAADIHWEGSFCRKDIGYRAIARGK, from the coding sequence ATGAATATTTTGATTATTGGTAACGGTGGGCGCGAACACGCACTAGGCTGGAAAGCAGCACAGTCGCCTTTAGCGGATAAGATTTATGTCGCACCGGGCAACGCTGGCACGGCGCTGGAACCTCAGTTAGAGAATGTGGCAATCGCCGCGACCGATGTTGCCGGTTTGCTAGCCTTCGCGCAAAGCCACGATATCGGCTTAACCATTGTTGGCCCAGAAGCACCATTAGTGATTGGTGTGGTCGATGCATTCCGCAACGCAGGTTTGACCATTTTTGGCCCGACACAAGCTGCGGCTCAGTTGGAAGGCTCTAAAGCGTTCACCAAAGACTTCTTGGCGCGCCACCAGATTCCAACCGCGTTTTACCAAAACTTCACTGAAGTAGAACCGGCACTGGCTTATGTTCGCAAAATTGGTGCACCTATCGTGATTAAGGCTGATGGATTGGCCGCCGGTAAGGGTGTAATTGTTGCGATGACGTTGGCTGAGGCAGAAACTGCCGTTCACGATATGCTGGCAGGGAATGCATTTGGCGATGCGGGTCATCGTATTGTGGTAGAAGAGTTCCTCGACGGCGAAGAAGCCAGCTTCATTGTAATGGTTGATGGCGAAAATGTGCTCCCAATGGCGACCAGTCAGGACCATAAACGTGTCGGTGATGGCGATACCGGCCCCAATACGGGTGGGATGGGTGCTTACTCGCCAGCTCCAGTGGTCACAGATGAAATCCACCAGCGCGTGATGGATCAAATTATTTGGCCTACCGTGCGCGGCATGGCAGCGGAAGGTAACGTGTATACCGGCTTCCTTTATGCTGGCTTGATGATCTCAGCAGACGGGCAACCGAAAGTTATCGAGTTCAACTGCCGCTTTGGCGACCCTGAAACACAGCCTATCATGTTGCGGATGCGCTCTGATCTTGTTGAGTTATGTCTGGCTGGAGCACAAGGCAAGCTCAATGAGAAAACCTCCGATTGGGACGAGCGCCCATCATTGGGTGTGGTTCTTGCCGCGGGGGGGTATCCGGCAGATTACCGCCAAGGCGATGTGATTTACGGATTACCGCAGCAGGAAGTGACTGACGGGAAAGTCTTCCATGCAGGTACCCAGTTAAATGGCGACAATCAAGTCGTCACCAGCGGCGGGCGTGTATTGTGCGTCACGGCACTGGGTGAAACCGTCGCGAAGGCACAACAACGCGCTTATCAATTGGCGGCGGATATTCACTGGGAGGGGAGTTTCTGTCGTAAAGATATCGGCTACCGTGCCATTGCCCGCGGTAAATAA
- a CDS encoding DUF1481 domain-containing protein yields the protein MQRVLMTFGFVFGLSACSSHSGPPQFSASGYIADSGVVRLWRQDNAQQQPLVLMSVYSPYSGENTRVTFYEYQNGILREIRRNDLGRNPQNIELRFDEEGQVSFMQRQLAERREQLSADEIAVFQLEAKRILELSSALRAGNVRLIQGRWQAGIVTTCAGKTVRLSLDDNSQAWLSKRGSDSVQPLGVAWLDSPEGEQLLLVANQNFCHWEPTAGSL from the coding sequence ATGCAGCGGGTGCTGATGACCTTTGGCTTTGTCTTTGGTCTCAGTGCCTGTAGCAGTCATTCAGGTCCCCCCCAGTTCAGTGCCAGCGGATACATCGCCGATAGCGGTGTGGTACGTTTATGGCGACAAGATAATGCGCAGCAACAACCACTTGTGTTGATGAGCGTCTACAGCCCCTACTCAGGGGAGAATACCCGCGTGACTTTCTATGAATACCAAAATGGTATCTTGCGTGAAATTCGCCGCAACGATTTAGGCCGTAACCCGCAAAACATAGAACTTCGTTTCGATGAAGAAGGGCAAGTAAGCTTCATGCAGCGCCAGTTAGCAGAACGGCGTGAGCAACTCTCTGCCGATGAGATTGCGGTTTTTCAGCTAGAAGCGAAACGTATCCTTGAACTCAGTAGCGCACTACGCGCTGGGAACGTCAGATTAATTCAGGGGCGTTGGCAGGCAGGTATCGTCACGACCTGTGCTGGAAAAACAGTGCGGTTGAGTCTCGATGATAATTCGCAGGCCTGGCTGAGTAAACGAGGGAGCGATAGTGTACAGCCGCTGGGTGTCGCCTGGCTGGATTCACCGGAAGGCGAACAATTATTACTGGTTGCCAATCAGAATTTCTGCCACTGGGAACCGACTGCCGGTAGTTTGTGA
- the hupA gene encoding nucleoid-associated protein HU-alpha, whose protein sequence is MNKTQLIDVIADKADLSKAQAKAALESTLAAITESLKDGDPVQLVGFGTFKVNHRNERTGRNPQTGKEIKIAAANVPAFVSGKALKDSVKS, encoded by the coding sequence ATGAATAAGACTCAACTGATTGACGTAATCGCGGACAAAGCGGACCTTTCTAAAGCTCAAGCTAAAGCGGCTTTGGAGTCCACATTGGCTGCCATTACCGAATCTCTGAAAGACGGTGATCCAGTACAATTGGTTGGTTTCGGTACTTTCAAAGTAAACCATCGTAATGAGCGCACTGGCCGCAACCCACAAACTGGTAAAGAAATCAAAATTGCTGCAGCTAATGTGCCAGCGTTTGTTTCTGGTAAAGCACTGAAAGATTCTGTTAAATCTTAA
- a CDS encoding YjaG family protein codes for MIRNPIHLRLEKLESWQHLTFMACLCERMYPNYQQFCLETEFGDPLIYRRILDLIWETLVVKDAKVNFDSQLEKLEEAIPSADDYAIYGVYPAIDACIALSEAIHSRLSGETLEHAIAISETSIRTVAMLEMTLAGKEMTDEELKILPAVEEEWDIQWEIFRLLADCEERDLDLIKGLRSDLREAAVSNIGINLTQ; via the coding sequence ATGATACGTAATCCGATTCATCTACGCCTCGAAAAGCTAGAAAGCTGGCAACACCTGACTTTCATGGCTTGTTTGTGCGAACGGATGTATCCCAACTATCAGCAATTCTGCTTAGAAACTGAATTCGGCGATCCGCTGATTTACCGGCGTATTCTGGACCTTATCTGGGAAACGTTGGTGGTAAAAGACGCTAAAGTCAATTTTGATAGCCAGTTGGAGAAGTTAGAAGAGGCAATTCCTTCTGCTGATGACTATGCTATCTACGGTGTTTATCCTGCTATCGATGCCTGTATTGCATTGAGTGAGGCTATTCATTCACGTTTGAGTGGTGAAACACTGGAACATGCCATCGCGATTAGCGAAACATCCATTCGTACTGTTGCCATGTTAGAAATGACATTGGCTGGCAAAGAAATGACCGACGAAGAACTGAAAATTTTGCCTGCTGTTGAAGAAGAATGGGATATCCAATGGGAGATTTTCCGTCTATTAGCTGACTGTGAAGAGCGAGACTTAGATCTGATCAAAGGGTTACGATCTGACCTACGGGAAGCGGCTGTTAGCAACATTGGCATAAATTTAACGCAATAA
- the nfi gene encoding deoxyribonuclease V (cleaves DNA at apurinic or apyrimidinic sites) — MIDTKALRAEQQQRASEVILQDAPVLDNLVHQPVRFIAGADVGFEQQGEITRAAIAILRYPSLELVEYQVARVATSLPYIPGLLSFREYPALLAAWAQLQQRPDLVLVDGQGIAHPRRLGVASHFGLLVDVPTIGVAKSRLCGHYQPLDSDKGALQPLIDGEEQLGWVWRSKTRCNPLFISPGHRVSVESALVWVQRCMASYRLPEPTRWADAIASNRPQFQRWVRNPPDLLGKNRDMI, encoded by the coding sequence ATGATTGACACCAAAGCGCTACGGGCTGAGCAACAACAACGGGCATCTGAAGTGATACTGCAAGATGCCCCTGTGCTGGATAATCTCGTTCACCAGCCTGTGCGTTTTATTGCGGGTGCTGATGTCGGTTTTGAGCAGCAGGGAGAAATCACCCGTGCTGCTATCGCGATTTTGCGTTATCCCTCACTTGAGCTGGTGGAATATCAGGTTGCTCGTGTTGCAACTTCACTGCCGTATATCCCCGGTTTACTCTCTTTTCGTGAATATCCGGCATTATTAGCCGCTTGGGCGCAGCTCCAGCAACGACCTGATCTGGTGCTTGTCGATGGCCAAGGTATCGCGCATCCACGCCGCTTAGGGGTTGCCAGCCATTTTGGCTTGTTAGTTGATGTGCCCACTATCGGTGTCGCCAAAAGCCGTCTGTGCGGGCATTATCAGCCCTTGGATAGCGATAAAGGGGCATTACAACCGCTAATTGACGGTGAAGAGCAACTTGGCTGGGTATGGCGTAGCAAAACGCGCTGCAATCCTCTGTTTATTTCACCTGGGCATCGAGTCAGTGTTGAGAGCGCCTTAGTCTGGGTTCAGCGTTGCATGGCGAGTTACCGCTTGCCGGAACCGACCCGTTGGGCAGATGCTATCGCCTCAAACCGCCCGCAATTTCAACGTTGGGTGCGGAATCCTCCTGATTTGCTTGGCAAGAATAGGGATATGATTTAA